The genomic window CCGCGCTGAAAGCCCATACAATGCTGATTATCTTACTGCTCCGTTTGCTTCGGGCTCTTCCAATGGGGCGGGCACGGGCACGGCCGCGAGTTACTCTGCTTTTGGTCTTGCCGAAGAAACTTGGTCGAGTGGCCGTGGCCCTGCGTCCAATAACGGTTTGTGTGCTTACACTCCGTCACGGGGCGTGATTTCGGTGCGCGGTAACTGGCCGTTAACCCCGACCATGGATGTGGTCGTGCCCTATACTCGCACAATGGCGGATATGCTTGAAGTGTTGGATGTGATTGTGGCCGACGATCCTATCACCCGTGGCGATCTCTGGCGTCTGCAACCTTGGGTCGAGATCCCTAAAGCTTCTAGCGTTCGCCCAGAGTCCTATCTGGCGTTAGCCGCTAACGCAGACACCCTTAAGGATAAGCGTTTTGGCGTGCCGCGCATGTACATCAACAAAGATGAATTGGCTGGCACTAGCGAAAACCCAGGTATCGGGGGGCCAACGGGTCAACGTATTCATACCCGCCAATCGGTTATCGATCTGTGGGAAGCAGCGCGTAAAGCCTTGGAAGCCGCTGGCGCCGAAGTGATTGAAGTCGATTTCCCGTTGGTTTCCAATTGTGAAGGTGACCGCCCGGGTGCGCCGACCGTGTTTAACCGTGGCATAGTCACGCCTCAGTTCCTCCATGATGAATTATGGGAACTCTCAGGTTGGGCATTCGATGAATTCCTGCGTGCTAACAATGACCCTAAACTCAACAAGCTTGAAGATGTGGTGGGGCATTTGATATTTCCCCATGATCTTGGCACCTTGCCTAACCGTGAAGGTGATTTAGCGGCAGGCATGGAAGAGTACGTCAACATGGCTAAGCGTGGTCTTAAATCCTATGACCAGATCGACAGCATTCCCGATGGTCTGCGTGGCTTAGAGAAGACGCGTAAGCTAGATCTCGAAGACTGGATGGACAATCTTAAGCTTGATGCCGTGCTGTTCCCAACCGTGGCGGATGTGGGGCCCGCCGATGCGCATGTGAATCCGGCTTCTGCCGATATCGCATGGAGTAACGGGGTTTGGGTCGCAAACGGAAACCTTGCGATTCGTCACTTAGGCGTACCGACTGTGACTGTACCTATGGGCGTGATGGCCGACATTGGCATGCCAGTTGGTTTAACTTTCGCAGGCCGCGCCTATGACGATAATAACTTGCTTAAATTTGCCGGTGCATTTGAGTCAACAGGTAACAGGCGCATTATTCCGCCACGCACACCAAAGCTGAGTCAATAAGCGCTAAGCCTAATTGCTAATTCTAAGAGCTAAGGCAAGGTACTCAGGCAAAGCACTTAGCCTAAGCACTAAATGTAAGAAATAAGAAGTGAAAAACGGGATTGGAATCAGGATGCCAATCCCGTTTTTTAACGCCAACGAAAAGTCAGAAGCAAGACTTTACCGTTTGCTGTGATAGCAATTCAGCCACTTTTATCAGTCTCGTTAAGACAACTCTAGTCAATGCCGCTTGAAGGCAAACCGTGCAACAGCTAAGGCAGCTGAGCGAATGAGCGAATGAGCGAATGAGCGAATGAGCAAGTTGGCACAGATTCAGTGTGATAAGAATGTGTTGGTTTGTGAGAATGAGCGGTTGAAAATATCAACAACCATCACTTAGTTGTCGTGAAAATAGATAAAAAGCCAATTATAAAAAAGTGGGAACACCCATAACACTTTTATTGTAAGACATCGAATGGATGTAGGCTGCCAATCAAAAAATTAAGAAATTAACGAGACGATCGCCCATGGACGGGGCAGCCTTTCATCCACGGGATAAGGTTTTTTTATGTGGCGAGGATAAACTCACGGGTCGCAGTTACGAGCATCGACGTGGCTGGATTGTTGGTAAAATCAAAGCCTTGTCCGCGATATTTTGTATCGATATTTGTGCTTATGCCCTCTTTGCGAAATAGACAGGGAGCAATCACTATCATTTAGTGCTTACAATTGATCTTGGTTCGGTTTTAATCATTAAAAAGCATACTGCCAAACAACGCCGAAAGTATCAAAATCGTTACCAATTCGGGTGATCACTCCTCTACTGGCATAGAGTTTAATACTCTGACTTTGGGATAAGGAAAATGAATACGTTAACCCAAAGCGAGAATTACTCTGTTCATCCTTAGACCAAACGCCATTCTTCTTGGTTTCGCCACCGTAGAAATAGTTGCCACTTAAAGACACCCATTGTCCTTGGGCGACGGTATATATCAAGTGTGCCTGCATACTGTATTGCGGCGCCTGCTCAACATATACCTGATTAAAGTAGGCATCATTGTCACCGTATAATCGCACCGCGGCGATAAGGTTATAGTACCAATCTCCGAGATGCTGCGACATGCCGATACTGGGCCTGAATATCCATTGATTCGCGCCCGCATTCAACAATTTAGTTTCATCATAAGTGCCAACGGGCACACTGACTTGTAAGCTTGTGCCAATCACCACTCTGGGATCATATTGAGCAAATTCAGTACGTTTTAGGGCTGGTGCACCGTAAAAATTCCACGTGAGCCGCACTTGCGGATCGGTATAGCCGCAGCGCCCGCCTTCGACCATAGTGTCATTCACTTCGGCGCGGCCGTGTATACACAAACGGGCACCCACCACATCTAATTTAGAAGAACTGCCCGCTATCGCGAATGTTTGCGCATAGCCAAAAACACCTGCGTTGGAGATTAATGTCGCATTTTGGACTGGAATCGAAGGTGAAGGCGAAAAGTCGCCTTCTGAATGCACGGCGCCGAGAACTAAAAAATGCATACCAGTGGGAATATTAGCAAAACTGCGTGGCTCTAAATCTTGCGCATTTGCACTTGGCAACAATAACACACTCAACAAGCTCCCAATGGCGAGCTTTAACTTAGGCGTTAATTGTTCTGCACGATATGGCATAAGGGCTTTAATCACAATGAAGAAAATGTACTAGGTAAATGCTAGGTGAATAATGTAAAGAGGTAAAGTTAATACTTTTAGATAGCTTTGATAAATGAGGAGAAACTACAAAAAACATGCTCGAATTTTCTGTGACTCACAGCCCCAGATCGTTATATACCATAAACAATCAGCTAAATAAAAAGCGGCACGGCGAAATTCACCCTACCGCCCTTTTTAAAGCAAAATCGAAAACTACAGTCGGCGAGCCTCGATCACGCTATCGACTTGGGATAACTTAGATAACACCCGCGATAGCCCATCGAGGTTATAAAGCTCCAGTTCCAACTCAATCGCGGCGGTCTGATTTTTAGTATCTGATGATGAGCTCATAGCGAGGACATTAGATTTCTCGGCAGCCAGTACTGAGGTTAAGTCACGCAACAAACCACTACGATCGTGGGCTAATACCCGCAGACGCATCCGATAACCGCCGGAATAATTTTCGCCCCAGACCACATCGACGCCACGCTCTGGGTGAAGGCGCATCAGCTCTTTAACTTGTTCACAATCAGCGCGATGTACAGAAATGCCACGGCCTTTCGTAATAAAACCTAAGATCTCATCACCAGGAACGGGCTGACAACAACGGGCAATATGGTTAAGCAAGTTACCCACTCCGTTGACTTCAATCTGCCCACGGCCACTGGAGGTCGGCTTATGTTGGCCCTTCTTAACTAATTCTTCGACCGCATCTTCTTCTGACACTTCGTCAAGACGCAGACGGCTCTGAATATGGTTAACGACTTGATGCAAACGCACATCACCGCCGCCAATCGCCGCCAGTAAGTCATCCATGCTCGCCATATTAAAGCGCTCGACCGCAATGGCCGCGTCTTTAATTTTAAGGCTGACCCGAGCGAGTTCTGATTCGAGCATTTCTTTGCCGGCGACAATATTCTTGTCTCTGTCCTGCTGCTTAAACCAATGCTGGATTTTCGAGCGAGCCCGCGCCGTACGGATATACCCTAAGTTAGGGTTAAGCCAGTCGCGCTTGGGATTGGGCTGTTTCGAGGTGATGATTTCGATTCGCTCGCCGGTTTCAACCTGATAGGTAAACGGCACAATACGGCCATCGACCTTAGCACCAATACATTTGTGCCCCACTTGGGAGTGAATGTAATAGGCAAAGTCGAGCACGGTTGAGCCCAGTGGCAGGTCGACGACTTCACCGCTTGGGGTGAACACATAGACTCTGTCTTCAAACACTTGGCTGCGCACTTCTTCGACCAAGTTGCCACTTTCGACCACGTCTTCCTGCCATTGCAGAATTTTACGCAGCCAGTTAATTTTTTCTTCGTAGCCGCTTTGCTTACCGGAATGATTGCCTTCTTTGTATTTCCAATGCGCGGCCACACCCAGCTCCGCATCTTCATGCATATCTTGGGTACGGATTTGAATTTCAACGGTTTTGCCCTCAGGCCCCACCACTACGGTATGAATCGATTGATAACCGTTAGGTTTAGGGTTAGCGACATAGTCGTCAAATTCCCGAGGAATATGGTGCCAAAGGGTATGCACTACGCCTAATGCGCCATAACAATCCTGCAAACGCTCAGTCACGATACGCACGGCGCGCACGTCGAACAACTCATCAAATTTGAGGTGTTTGCCCTTCATCTTACGCCAGATGCTGTAGATATGTTTCGGCCGGCCGTAAACCTTAGCGCGGATATGATCTTCATCTAATCTTTGCTGCAACTGACTGACAAACTTTTCAATAAAGACTTCACGGTCCAGTCGCTTACCGTCTAACTGCTTAGCGATGTCTTTATAGGTATCTGGATGCAGGTAGCGGAAAGAAATATCTTCCAGCTCCCACTTCAATTGTCCAATCCCTAAACGGTTGGCGAGCGGCGCATAAATATCGGCAATTTCACGGGCCAGCAAAACACGAGTTTCTTCATCGGCATTTTTCACCGCCCGCAGCAAACACACACGTTCGGCCAGTTTGATCACCACGGCGCGCACATCTTCAACCATAGCCAGTAACATGCGGCGGATATTGTCGATTTGCGGCTCGGTGGAGCGGCTGTTGGGATTGATTTTCAAGGCGCCGATGGCGTTCATGGTCACGACACTCGCCACTAAACGTGCCAGCGGCTCACCAAATTTTTCTTTGATGGCATCTTCGGTCAAGAGTCCGGCATCGAACACCACAAACAGAATTGCCGCCTGCAGGGTTTCGATATCCATGTTCAGCGGCGCGAGGATTTCGATCATCTCGCGGGCACGTTCGAGCAGTTCTCTTTTCGCGGCGGGACTCTTAGCGGGC from Shewanella putrefaciens includes these protein-coding regions:
- a CDS encoding amidase — translated: MFEVTEVSIAELRAALESGRTTAVELVKSYLARVAAYDGPATQTKLNALVVHNPDALKEAEASDARRARGETLSPLDGIPYTAKDSYLVKGLTAASGSPAFKDLVAQYDAFAVERLRAAGAICLGKTNMPPMANGGMQRGHYGRAESPYNADYLTAPFASGSSNGAGTGTAASYSAFGLAEETWSSGRGPASNNGLCAYTPSRGVISVRGNWPLTPTMDVVVPYTRTMADMLEVLDVIVADDPITRGDLWRLQPWVEIPKASSVRPESYLALAANADTLKDKRFGVPRMYINKDELAGTSENPGIGGPTGQRIHTRQSVIDLWEAARKALEAAGAEVIEVDFPLVSNCEGDRPGAPTVFNRGIVTPQFLHDELWELSGWAFDEFLRANNDPKLNKLEDVVGHLIFPHDLGTLPNREGDLAAGMEEYVNMAKRGLKSYDQIDSIPDGLRGLEKTRKLDLEDWMDNLKLDAVLFPTVADVGPADAHVNPASADIAWSNGVWVANGNLAIRHLGVPTVTVPMGVMADIGMPVGLTFAGRAYDDNNLLKFAGAFESTGNRRIIPPRTPKLSQ
- a CDS encoding transporter, whose translation is MPYRAEQLTPKLKLAIGSLLSVLLLPSANAQDLEPRSFANIPTGMHFLVLGAVHSEGDFSPSPSIPVQNATLISNAGVFGYAQTFAIAGSSSKLDVVGARLCIHGRAEVNDTMVEGGRCGYTDPQVRLTWNFYGAPALKRTEFAQYDPRVVIGTSLQVSVPVGTYDETKLLNAGANQWIFRPSIGMSQHLGDWYYNLIAAVRLYGDNDAYFNQVYVEQAPQYSMQAHLIYTVAQGQWVSLSGNYFYGGETKKNGVWSKDEQSNSRFGLTYSFSLSQSQSIKLYASRGVITRIGNDFDTFGVVWQYAF
- the relA gene encoding GTP diphosphokinase, translating into MVSVREAHFNDPDFHLEDWVARYVGNADEAQMLLTLIGQIDALPAKSPAAKRELLERAREMIEILAPLNMDIETLQAAILFVVFDAGLLTEDAIKEKFGEPLARLVASVVTMNAIGALKINPNSRSTEPQIDNIRRMLLAMVEDVRAVVIKLAERVCLLRAVKNADEETRVLLAREIADIYAPLANRLGIGQLKWELEDISFRYLHPDTYKDIAKQLDGKRLDREVFIEKFVSQLQQRLDEDHIRAKVYGRPKHIYSIWRKMKGKHLKFDELFDVRAVRIVTERLQDCYGALGVVHTLWHHIPREFDDYVANPKPNGYQSIHTVVVGPEGKTVEIQIRTQDMHEDAELGVAAHWKYKEGNHSGKQSGYEEKINWLRKILQWQEDVVESGNLVEEVRSQVFEDRVYVFTPSGEVVDLPLGSTVLDFAYYIHSQVGHKCIGAKVDGRIVPFTYQVETGERIEIITSKQPNPKRDWLNPNLGYIRTARARSKIQHWFKQQDRDKNIVAGKEMLESELARVSLKIKDAAIAVERFNMASMDDLLAAIGGGDVRLHQVVNHIQSRLRLDEVSEEDAVEELVKKGQHKPTSSGRGQIEVNGVGNLLNHIARCCQPVPGDEILGFITKGRGISVHRADCEQVKELMRLHPERGVDVVWGENYSGGYRMRLRVLAHDRSGLLRDLTSVLAAEKSNVLAMSSSSDTKNQTAAIELELELYNLDGLSRVLSKLSQVDSVIEARRL